From the genome of Apodemus sylvaticus chromosome 3, mApoSyl1.1, whole genome shotgun sequence, one region includes:
- the Aqp3 gene encoding aquaporin-3 has translation MGRQKELVNRCGEMLHIRYRLLRQALAECLGTLILVMFGCGSVAQVVLSRGTHGGFLTINLAFGFAVTLAILVAGQVSGAHLNPAVTFAMCFLAREPWIKLPIYALAQTLGAFLGAGIVFGLYYDAIWAFANNELFVSGPNGTAGIFATYPSGHLDMVNGFFDQFIGTAALIVCVLAIVDPYNNPVPRGLEAFTVGLVVLVIGTSMGFNSGYAVNPARDFGPRLFTALAGWGSEVFTTGRHWWWVPIVSPLLGSICGVFVYQLMIGCHLEQPPPSTEAENVKLAHVKHKEQI, from the exons ATGGGTCGACAGAAGGAGTTGGTGAATCGTTGCGGGGAAATGCTCCACATCCGCTACCGGCTGCTTCGCCAGGCGCTGGCCGAGTGCCTGGGGACCCTCATCCTTGTG ATGTTTGGCTGTGGCTCGGTGGCTCAAGTGGTGCTCAGCCGAGGCACCCACGGTGGCTTCCTCACCATCAACTTGGCTTTTGGCTTCGCCGTCACCCTTGCCATCTTGGTGGCTGGCCAAGTGTCTG GAGCCCACTTGAACCCTGCTGTGACCTTTGCCATGTGCTTCCTGGCCCGAGAGCCCTGGATCAAGCTGCCTATCTACGCACTGGCCCAGACGTTGGGGGCCTTCTTGGGTGCCGGGATTGTTTTTGGGCTCTACTACG ATGCAATCTGGGCCTTTGCCAACAATGAGCTTTTCGTCTCCGGCCCCAACGGCACAGCTGGTATCTTTGCCACCTATCCCTCTGGACACTTGGACATGGTCAATGGCTTCTTTGATCAG ttCATAGGCACGGCCGCccttattgtgtgtgtgctggccATTGTTGACCCTTATAACAACCCCGTGCCCCGTGGCCTGGAGGCCTTCACTGTGGGCCTTGTGGTCCTGGTCATTGGAACCTCCATGGGCTTCAATTCTGGCTATGCCGTCAACCCTGCCCGTGACTTTGGACCTCGCCTTTTCACCGCCCTGGCTGGCTGGGGCTCAGAAGTCTTTAC GACTGGCCGACACTGGTGGTGGGTACCCATCGTCTCTCCACTCCTGGGATCCATTTGTGGCGTCTTCGTGTACCAGCTCATGATTGGCTGCCACCTGGAGCAGCCCCCGCCCTCCACTGAGGCGGAGAACGTGAAGCTGGCTCACGTGAAGCACAAGGAGCAGATCTGA